The DNA sequence CAATCTCGTGTCGGTCGTCATTTTCGACCGCAGCTACAAGGTTCGGGCGGAAGAAGATCCCGCCTATATCGAGGAGCTCGCCCGCTACGTCGACACCAAGATGAAGACCATAGCCGGTTCCACCGCGACCACCGACTCGTTGAAAGTCGCCATTCTCGCCGCGCTCAATATCGCCGATGAGTTCTTCAAGGCCGAACGGGATCGTCGCCGTTCCGAAGCCGAGCTCGCGGCCAAGGCCGACGAGCTGGCGGCGACACTCTCGAGCTCCCTTGGCTCACCCGCGGAACCAGAGCCGGAATAAAGAGAGCCTCCCGAGGGTTCGATGAAGCTCTCCGAGCTCGGCGAAGACGGCTTCTTGAGAGAGCTCGAGAAACGGTTGGCACCGCCTGCCGCGAGCGTGTCCGTAGGGGTCGGCGACGATGCTGCCGTCGTCTCGCTCCCGGCGGATGAGCAGCTGATCCTCACGACGGATTCCCTGGTCGAAGGGGTTCATTTCGAGCGAACGACGCTTCCACCTCGCTTCATCGGCCGACGTGCCGTTGCCGTGGCAGTGAGCGACATCGCGG is a window from the Vicinamibacteria bacterium genome containing:
- a CDS encoding cell division protein ZapA, producing MSPTRAMSDQSAKDDNLVSVVIFDRSYKVRAEEDPAYIEELARYVDTKMKTIAGSTATTDSLKVAILAALNIADEFFKAERDRRRSEAELAAKADELAATLSSSLGSPAEPEPE